The Blastocatellia bacterium genome has a segment encoding these proteins:
- a CDS encoding carbon monoxide dehydrogenase subunit G encodes MRIEGTATIRAPRDIVWDLLIDPNVIARCIPGCQKLEPQGDNRYAATLVVGVAAIRGTYEGTFTLSDLQPPGSYRIAFDGKGTQGFVAGTGTLTLQQQDEHTTVHYAGDIRIGGTLAAVGQRMLQSAARMMAGQFFTAIEAEAEAALKARETGRAAPSVRHGIVLTLLRSLRNLVRNVLRRAFKR; translated from the coding sequence ATGAGAATTGAGGGAACAGCCACGATCAGGGCGCCGCGAGACATCGTATGGGACCTACTCATTGATCCGAACGTGATTGCCCGGTGCATCCCCGGCTGCCAGAAGCTGGAACCCCAGGGAGATAATCGCTATGCCGCCACGCTGGTTGTCGGTGTGGCCGCCATCCGCGGAACTTACGAGGGAACCTTCACGCTGAGCGATCTTCAACCGCCCGGGAGCTACCGTATCGCCTTCGACGGAAAGGGGACGCAGGGTTTCGTCGCAGGAACCGGAACCCTCACGCTACAACAACAGGATGAGCACACCACGGTTCACTATGCCGGTGATATTCGCATCGGGGGTACACTCGCGGCTGTGGGTCAACGAATGCTCCAATCGGCGGCCCGGATGATGGCCGGCCAGTTTTTCACGGCCATTGAAGCCGAAGCCGAAGCGGCCCTGAAAGCCCGGGAGACGGGCCGCGCCGCCCCATCCGTTCGACACGGCATCGTGCTGACGTTGCTTCGCTCCTTGCGCAATCTCGTGAGAAACGTCCTTCGTCGAGCCTTCAAACGATAA
- the hfq gene encoding RNA chaperone Hfq encodes MTDEQRQNVLGEDTSLATTEHNVQDVFLNHVRRERMTVTIYLVSGVKLIGKIKSFDKFSVLFDAGHQDMLLFKHAISTISVAKHSEAKVKAGASPSPEATP; translated from the coding sequence ATGACAGACGAACAGAGACAAAACGTGCTGGGGGAGGACACGTCCTTGGCAACGACCGAGCATAACGTTCAAGATGTCTTCCTGAACCATGTTCGGCGGGAACGCATGACGGTCACCATCTATCTGGTCAGCGGTGTGAAGCTCATCGGGAAGATCAAAAGCTTCGACAAGTTCTCGGTCCTGTTCGATGCCGGACATCAGGACATGCTGCTGTTCAAGCATGCCATTTCGACCATCTCGGTCGCCAAGCACAGTGAAGCCAAAGTGAAAGCGGGAGCATCGCCCTCTCCCGAAGCGACGCCGTGA
- the holB gene encoding DNA polymerase III subunit delta': MAFATLIGNESVKHALRTALATGRLGQALLFSGPSGVGKRQFALTLAKVLNCHAPSDNDCCDRCPPCRQIERGEFLDVMVIEPETHVLKIDQIRHLVQHALYKPFQGRARVFLLDPADAMNDQAANALLKTLEEPPPTSFFILLTTRPHQLLPTIRSRCQHYRFQPLTVREVEAFLRQRFHRPDSEIRLLARLAQGQIGRALAIDLSAYEAMRREMIEILTLLASGNRTRLIGAAEYLGRRLTREECEERLDLLTGLLVDLVRLIEKAEPSSLLNSDIADRLLRLAEKLGRERIVRLTERIEKFRNDLRRNIHRQIALENLFLSECEHVLLQR, from the coding sequence GTGGCCTTCGCAACGTTGATCGGCAATGAGAGCGTGAAGCACGCCCTTCGCACGGCCCTGGCGACGGGACGACTCGGCCAGGCATTGCTTTTCTCCGGTCCGAGCGGAGTGGGCAAACGGCAGTTCGCCTTAACTCTGGCCAAGGTGCTCAACTGCCATGCCCCCTCGGACAATGATTGTTGTGACCGGTGTCCGCCCTGCCGGCAGATTGAGCGGGGTGAGTTCCTCGATGTGATGGTCATCGAGCCGGAAACTCACGTCCTCAAAATTGATCAAATTCGTCATCTCGTCCAACACGCTCTCTACAAACCCTTTCAGGGGCGAGCCCGCGTGTTCCTCCTCGATCCCGCCGATGCCATGAACGACCAGGCGGCCAATGCGCTGCTCAAAACCCTGGAGGAGCCACCGCCCACATCGTTTTTCATCCTCCTGACGACCCGGCCTCACCAGTTACTGCCCACGATTCGTTCGCGCTGTCAACACTATCGGTTCCAACCGCTCACGGTCCGGGAAGTGGAAGCGTTTCTGCGCCAGCGATTTCACCGTCCGGATTCGGAGATTCGCTTGCTCGCCCGCCTGGCCCAGGGTCAGATCGGACGGGCCCTCGCCATTGATCTCTCGGCCTACGAGGCGATGCGTCGGGAGATGATCGAGATTCTCACTTTGCTTGCTTCGGGGAATCGAACGCGACTGATCGGAGCGGCGGAATATCTCGGACGCCGGCTGACGCGAGAGGAATGCGAGGAGCGACTGGATTTGTTAACCGGTCTTCTTGTAGACCTCGTCCGTCTGATCGAGAAAGCGGAACCGTCCTCTCTGCTCAACAGCGACATAGCCGACCGTCTCCTGCGACTGGCCGAGAAGCTCGGTCGTGAACGAATCGTTCGCCTCACGGAGCGGATAGAGAAATTTCGGAACGATCTTCGACGAAATATCCACCGGCAAATCGCGCTGGAAAACCTTTTTCTGAGCGAATGCGAACACGTACTATTGCAACGGTGA
- the miaA gene encoding tRNA (adenosine(37)-N6)-dimethylallyltransferase MiaA: MDSVRPRPIPAIVGPTASGKSDLGMALARHFGGEIINCDSVQVYRRLEIGTAKVPMSWRHLVPHHLIDIVEPTENFTAGEYARRARAVIEEIEARGRLAILVGGTGFYLRALRQPLFESPPTDLELRQRLTRIRERWGTHHLYRMLCRVDPPTAGRLSPNDWSRITRALEYYFQTGRRLSENQIHRPPPPDCARRIVVIALDPPREELYRRINARAEAMFRQGLVDEVKSLLDAGIPPSAKAFGAHGYRRVIQYLQGKISLPQAIELTKQDTRHYAKRQLTWFRREPGVTWFKGFGDDPRIQATVIAFLSETHDLHPADERQNDVEKRSG; the protein is encoded by the coding sequence ATGGATTCAGTAAGGCCCCGACCCATCCCGGCGATTGTGGGCCCGACCGCATCGGGGAAGAGCGATCTGGGAATGGCTCTGGCGCGCCATTTTGGCGGCGAGATCATCAACTGTGACTCGGTTCAGGTCTACCGGAGGCTGGAGATCGGCACAGCGAAGGTTCCGATGTCGTGGAGGCACCTTGTCCCGCATCACCTCATAGACATCGTGGAACCGACGGAGAATTTCACTGCCGGGGAATATGCGCGACGAGCGCGGGCGGTGATCGAAGAGATCGAAGCGCGAGGACGACTGGCCATCCTCGTCGGCGGCACGGGGTTCTACCTGCGGGCGTTGCGCCAGCCGCTGTTTGAATCACCGCCGACGGATCTGGAGCTGCGTCAGCGTCTGACCCGGATACGGGAGCGCTGGGGAACGCACCATCTCTATCGGATGTTGTGCCGGGTTGATCCTCCCACTGCCGGCCGCCTCTCACCCAATGACTGGTCGCGCATCACACGGGCGCTGGAGTACTACTTTCAAACGGGGCGACGATTGTCCGAGAATCAGATTCACCGACCTCCTCCGCCGGATTGTGCCCGGCGCATCGTTGTCATTGCTCTGGATCCGCCACGGGAGGAACTTTACCGACGCATCAACGCGCGGGCGGAGGCCATGTTCCGCCAGGGGCTGGTGGATGAGGTCAAGAGTCTGCTGGACGCGGGAATTCCTCCATCGGCCAAGGCGTTTGGCGCACATGGGTACCGGCGGGTGATCCAGTACCTTCAGGGGAAGATTTCCCTCCCCCAGGCCATCGAACTGACGAAACAGGACACGCGCCACTACGCCAAACGGCAGCTCACGTGGTTCCGACGAGAACCGGGCGTCACCTGGTTCAAAGGATTCGGCGATGATCCCCGGATTCAGGCAACGGTCATTGCATTCCTCAGCGAGACCCATGACCTGCACCCCGCAGACGAACGTCAGAATGACGTTGAAAAGAGATCGGGCTGA
- the tmk gene encoding dTMP kinase, translated as MRGRLITFEGIDGSGKTTMAARAADFLRQHNIPCVTTREPGGTRLGAAIRAILLPSTAEKKVTPLTELLLYAADRAEHVREVILPALEAGKIVLSDRYMDATIAYQGYGRGNDLEFVRALMTVVTAGVRPDLTLLLDLDVATAERRLHERGGRGANWLDRESHDFHERVRRGYLEIARLEPDRVVVIDASGSVEHTAARVIEVIRERLQGWSYARRNEENPPDDDP; from the coding sequence ATGAGAGGACGACTCATCACGTTTGAAGGCATTGACGGGTCCGGGAAGACGACCATGGCAGCCCGGGCGGCTGATTTCCTTCGTCAGCACAACATCCCCTGTGTGACCACGCGGGAACCGGGCGGGACTCGCCTTGGGGCAGCCATCCGCGCGATCTTATTACCCTCGACGGCCGAGAAGAAAGTGACGCCGCTCACCGAACTGCTGCTCTACGCGGCGGACCGAGCCGAGCATGTGCGAGAAGTTATCCTTCCCGCTCTGGAGGCGGGGAAAATCGTTCTCTCCGATCGCTACATGGACGCCACCATTGCCTATCAAGGATACGGGCGAGGAAACGATCTGGAGTTTGTTCGCGCGCTCATGACCGTAGTGACGGCGGGCGTGCGTCCGGATCTGACGCTGCTCCTGGATCTGGACGTGGCGACAGCCGAGCGGCGTCTCCACGAGCGCGGCGGTCGAGGCGCGAACTGGCTCGATCGGGAAAGTCACGACTTCCACGAGCGCGTCCGCCGGGGCTATCTGGAGATCGCCCGATTGGAACCCGACCGGGTCGTCGTCATTGATGCCAGCGGATCGGTCGAGCACACCGCCGCGCGCGTGATCGAAGTGATCAGGGAGCGACTGCAAGGGTGGAGTTACGCACGGAGAAACGAGGAGAATCCGCCCGATGATGACCCGTAG